One stretch of Halapricum desulfuricans DNA includes these proteins:
- a CDS encoding helix-turn-helix domain-containing protein — protein MPRAKLTLTVPEEVWLGELTRLYPDATFRVLAALSDDVDAGVGLAEVVAEDTSAVLSKMAGYEDVTDIDRLQEEEGKVLVRFRTTMPLLLFPARDSGIPLEMPFEISDGEAVWELTAPQDRLSALGEQLDQFDIGYTVDYIHQHVTEEPLLTDRQRRLVVEAVEAGYYDTPRESSLTELAEELDIAKSTASETLHRAEEQIVKEYVTQLESE, from the coding sequence ATGCCACGGGCGAAGCTCACGCTGACGGTGCCGGAGGAGGTGTGGCTGGGCGAACTCACTCGCCTGTACCCGGACGCGACGTTCAGAGTGCTCGCGGCGCTGAGCGACGACGTCGACGCCGGGGTCGGACTCGCGGAGGTCGTCGCCGAGGACACGTCGGCGGTGCTCTCGAAGATGGCGGGCTACGAGGACGTGACTGACATCGACCGCCTGCAGGAGGAAGAGGGGAAGGTCCTCGTCCGGTTCCGGACGACGATGCCGCTGTTGCTCTTCCCGGCCCGCGACTCGGGGATCCCGCTGGAGATGCCCTTCGAGATCAGCGACGGCGAGGCCGTCTGGGAGCTGACGGCTCCGCAGGACCGGCTGTCGGCTCTGGGCGAGCAACTGGATCAGTTCGACATCGGCTACACGGTCGATTACATCCACCAGCACGTCACCGAGGAACCGCTGTTGACCGACCGCCAGCGCCGACTCGTCGTCGAGGCCGTCGAGGCCGGCTACTACGACACGCCGCGCGAGAGCTCGCTGACCGAACTGGCGGAGGAGCTCGACATCGCGAAATCGACCGCCAGCGAGACGCTCCACCGCGCCGAGGAACAGATCGTCAAGGAGTACGTCACGCAACTCGAATCAGAGTAG